From the genome of Fusobacterium varium, one region includes:
- the hemZ_2 gene encoding Oxygen-independent coproporphyrinogen-III oxidase 2, producing the protein MLINSDFEINIRSIEEFARVMVPEALDKTMNLSMKETSDTIEITMEIDGRKGNFIYANQEDKIDEQKQTMVKILLLKVYEKKYSWGGLMGVRPTKVLRRLLSLGYSYKEAEEMLRNFYIVSDEKIELLINTVRKEMEFLNREYINLYIGIPFCPTKCKYCSFASYEISGGVGRYYKGFVETLLKEIEMAGKFLKDEGYKIESIYIGGGTPSTLTEDDLEKVLKKINENIDMSYLKEFTFEAGREDSLTEKKLELVKKYGADRISLNPQTFNENTLKKVNRNFNRENFDRYFRIAKEMNFIINMDLIIGLPDENTEDVLYTLNELEKYDIENLTIHSLAFKRASKLFKEDKNRKELDREIIEKRIKELIEKKQMKPYYMYRQKNIMEWGENVGYAKEGKESVFNIEMIEENQSTMGLGGGAITKIVVKETEFRDYIERIINPKDPALYIKEMKERMESKYKLFKKGEIIDENL; encoded by the coding sequence GTGTTAATTAATTCAGATTTTGAAATAAACATTAGAAGTATAGAGGAATTTGCAAGAGTAATGGTACCAGAAGCACTTGATAAAACTATGAATCTTTCTATGAAAGAAACTTCTGATACTATAGAAATAACTATGGAGATAGATGGGAGAAAAGGAAATTTTATTTATGCAAATCAAGAAGATAAAATAGATGAACAGAAACAGACTATGGTAAAAATACTTTTGTTGAAAGTATATGAAAAAAAGTATTCTTGGGGTGGACTTATGGGAGTAAGACCTACAAAAGTATTAAGAAGACTTCTATCTTTAGGATATTCATATAAAGAAGCAGAAGAAATGCTAAGGAACTTCTATATTGTAAGTGATGAGAAAATTGAACTTCTTATAAACACAGTAAGAAAAGAGATGGAATTTTTGAACAGAGAGTATATAAATCTCTATATAGGAATACCTTTCTGTCCAACTAAATGTAAATATTGTTCATTTGCATCTTATGAAATAAGTGGAGGAGTTGGAAGATATTATAAAGGATTTGTAGAAACTCTGTTGAAAGAAATAGAAATGGCTGGGAAATTTTTGAAAGATGAAGGATACAAGATAGAGTCTATCTATATAGGAGGGGGAACTCCAAGTACGCTTACAGAAGATGACTTAGAAAAAGTTTTAAAGAAAATAAATGAAAATATTGATATGAGTTACTTAAAAGAATTTACTTTTGAAGCTGGAAGAGAAGACTCACTTACTGAAAAAAAATTAGAGCTTGTGAAAAAATATGGTGCTGATAGAATAAGTTTGAATCCTCAAACATTTAATGAAAATACTTTGAAAAAAGTAAATAGAAATTTTAATAGAGAAAATTTTGATAGATATTTTAGAATAGCTAAAGAAATGAATTTTATAATAAATATGGATTTGATAATAGGGCTTCCAGATGAAAATACAGAAGATGTACTTTATACTTTAAATGAATTGGAAAAATATGACATAGAAAATCTTACTATACATTCTCTGGCATTTAAAAGAGCATCTAAACTTTTTAAAGAGGATAAAAACAGAAAAGAATTGGATAGAGAAATAATAGAAAAAAGAATAAAAGAACTTATAGAGAAAAAACAGATGAAACCTTATTACATGTATAGACAAAAAAATATTATGGAATGGGGAGAAAACGTAGGTTATGCAAAAGAAGGAAAAGAATCTGTATTCAATATAGAGATGATAGAAGAAAATCAATCAACTATGGGATTAGGTGGTGGAGCTATTACTAAAATAGTAGTAAAGGAAACTGAGTTTAGAGATTATATTGAAAGAATAATTAATCCTAAAGACCCAGCACTGTATATAAAAGAAATGAAAGAAAGAATGGAGAGTAAATATAAATTATTTAAAAAAGGAGAAATTATAGATGAAAATCTGTAA
- a CDS encoding comEA protein — translation MKICKGMFIAVMLAIISSFTFGEESVKPFKLIMSENMLEKKDNLIDINTASKEDMVSQGIGIGYANKILNYREKTGGFEKLEELKRIKGIGEATYEKLSKKFKIENEVEKNPLYINEANDEVLKYFGFEKKEIKKIREYINKNNRIDNNLQLMEILSKKRYEKYKKIIKYDKF, via the coding sequence ATGAAAATCTGTAAAGGAATGTTTATTGCGGTTATGCTTGCAATTATCAGCAGTTTTACTTTTGGAGAAGAATCTGTAAAACCATTTAAACTGATAATGAGTGAAAATATGTTAGAAAAAAAGGATAATCTTATTGATATAAATACTGCTTCTAAAGAAGATATGGTATCACAAGGAATTGGAATAGGGTATGCCAATAAGATTTTAAATTATAGAGAAAAAACAGGTGGCTTTGAAAAATTGGAAGAGCTGAAAAGAATAAAAGGGATAGGAGAAGCAACTTATGAAAAACTATCTAAAAAATTTAAAATAGAGAATGAGGTTGAGAAAAATCCTCTTTATATAAATGAAGCTAATGATGAAGTTTTAAAATATTTTGGTTTCGAGAAAAAAGAGATTAAAAAGATTAGAGAATATATTAATAAGAATAATAGAATAGATAATAATCTTCAGTTGATGGAGATACTTTCAAAAAAAAGATATGAAAAATATAAAAAAATAATTAAATATGATAAATTTTAG
- the prfB gene encoding Peptide chain release factor 2, giving the protein MTMEESFWNDKRSSSAVIKEMNEEKEIIAEFKKLESEVGEEEVLIDFVEMGETDFQAELEEKHMILGKDIDHFDTRLLLDGEFDSNNAIVTIHSGAGGTEACDWADMLYRMYSRWCNEKKYKISEMDFMPGDSVGIKSITFLVEGSNAYGYMKSEKGIHRLVRISPFDANKKRHTSFASVEVMPEVDESVEVNVDAGDLRIDTYRASGAGGQHVNMTDSAVRITHIPTGIVVTCQRERSQLNNRETAMKMLKSKLIELEMKKKEEELKKIQGEQSEIGWGNQIRSYVFQPYTLVKDHRTAAESGNIKAVMDGDIDIFINTYLRWNKTK; this is encoded by the coding sequence ATGACTATGGAAGAAAGTTTTTGGAATGATAAGAGAAGTAGTTCTGCAGTTATAAAAGAAATGAATGAAGAGAAAGAAATTATAGCTGAGTTTAAAAAATTAGAATCAGAAGTAGGAGAAGAGGAAGTATTAATAGATTTTGTTGAAATGGGAGAAACAGATTTTCAAGCTGAACTTGAAGAAAAACATATGATACTTGGAAAAGACATTGATCACTTTGATACAAGACTTCTTCTAGATGGAGAGTTTGATTCTAATAATGCTATTGTAACTATTCATTCAGGAGCTGGAGGAACAGAAGCTTGTGATTGGGCAGATATGCTTTATAGAATGTACTCAAGATGGTGTAATGAAAAAAAATATAAAATAAGTGAAATGGATTTTATGCCTGGAGATAGTGTTGGAATAAAATCTATAACTTTTCTTGTAGAAGGAAGCAATGCTTATGGATATATGAAAAGCGAGAAGGGAATTCACAGACTTGTAAGAATATCTCCTTTTGATGCTAATAAAAAAAGACATACATCTTTTGCTTCAGTAGAAGTCATGCCAGAAGTAGATGAAAGTGTAGAGGTAAATGTAGATGCTGGAGATTTGAGAATAGATACATACAGAGCCAGTGGAGCTGGAGGTCAGCATGTAAATATGACAGACTCAGCAGTAAGGATAACACATATTCCAACAGGAATAGTAGTTACATGTCAAAGGGAAAGATCTCAATTAAATAATAGAGAAACAGCTATGAAAATGTTGAAATCTAAATTAATTGAACTTGAAATGAAGAAAAAAGAGGAAGAATTGAAGAAAATACAAGGAGAACAAAGCGAAATAGGTTGGGGGAATCAAATAAGATCATATGTATTCCAGCCTTACACTTTAGTAAAAGATCACAGAACAGCAGCTGAGTCTGGAAATATTAAAGCTGTTATGGATGGGGATATAGATATTTTTATAAATACATATTTAAGATGGAATAAAACAAAATAA
- the hslO gene encoding Heat shock protein 33 homolog, translating to MSKIIRGVSKNARFFLVDSTNIVQEALDIHKCSPTAIDAFGRLLTAGVMMGSTLKGKDLLTLRTDTDGPLDNMVVTADSDGGVKGYVSNPLADVVLTDNGKSNVGALIGKGMLRIIKDMGLKEPYVGMSPIDSGEIAQDLAYYFFNSDQTPTVIALGVKLKDEKTVACAGGYMIQLLPGAEECFIGALEEKIQAIRPMTELMMGGMDLKRILKLLYEDMSSEDNEKLIEEYEILEEKEVSYKCNCDKDKFYRGLITLGKKELNEIFETQKFLETECHFCGKKYKFTKEDFKEILEVK from the coding sequence TTGAGTAAAATAATAAGAGGAGTAAGTAAAAATGCTAGATTTTTTCTAGTAGATTCAACAAATATAGTACAGGAAGCATTAGATATACATAAATGTAGTCCTACTGCAATAGATGCTTTTGGAAGACTTCTTACAGCAGGAGTTATGATGGGAAGTACTCTGAAAGGTAAGGATTTATTGACTTTAAGAACAGATACAGATGGGCCGTTAGACAATATGGTAGTAACTGCAGATTCTGATGGTGGAGTAAAAGGATATGTTTCTAATCCTTTAGCTGATGTTGTGTTAACAGATAATGGAAAATCGAATGTTGGAGCTTTAATAGGAAAAGGAATGTTGAGAATAATAAAAGATATGGGGTTGAAAGAACCTTATGTTGGAATGTCACCAATAGATTCTGGAGAGATAGCTCAAGATTTAGCTTATTACTTTTTTAATTCAGATCAAACTCCAACTGTAATTGCGTTAGGTGTGAAATTAAAAGATGAAAAAACAGTGGCTTGTGCTGGAGGATATATGATACAGCTTCTTCCAGGAGCAGAGGAGTGTTTTATAGGAGCTTTGGAAGAAAAAATACAGGCAATAAGACCTATGACTGAACTTATGATGGGAGGAATGGATCTTAAAAGAATATTAAAATTGCTGTATGAAGATATGAGTAGTGAAGATAATGAAAAACTTATTGAAGAATATGAGATATTGGAAGAAAAAGAAGTAAGTTATAAATGTAACTGTGATAAGGATAAATTCTATAGAGGTCTTATTACCTTAGGTAAAAAAGAATTGAATGAAATATTTGAAACTCAGAAATTTTTAGAAACTGAATGTCATTTCTGTGGAAAAAAATATAAATTTACTAAGGAAGATTTTAAAGAGATATTAGAGGTGAAGTAA
- the rlmA_2 gene encoding Ribosomal RNA large subunit methyltransferase A — protein sequence MWRGILYWKIKKILNERGIKSNITGIDISKEAVICAAKTYKNIEWIVASATNIPLKDESLDFIICMFAKIIPEEKMRTLKKGGKLIVVSTGENHLLELKKVVYDQVRTEFYSPVEDLKIFKHIKTVNCTGKTFIKENESIRNLFDMTPYKWRSPKEGVEKLFMLNELEITIDVNVDIFEK from the coding sequence ATGTGGAGAGGGATATTATACTGGAAGATTAAAAAAATTCTTAACGAAAGAGGAATAAAATCTAATATAACTGGTATAGATATTTCAAAAGAAGCAGTGATATGTGCTGCAAAAACATATAAAAACATAGAATGGATAGTGGCTAGTGCAACCAACATTCCCTTAAAAGACGAATCATTGGACTTTATAATCTGTATGTTTGCAAAGATAATACCAGAAGAAAAAATGAGAACACTAAAAAAAGGTGGAAAATTGATAGTAGTTTCTACTGGAGAAAATCATCTACTTGAATTAAAAAAAGTTGTGTATGATCAAGTGAGAACAGAATTTTATTCTCCAGTAGAGGATTTAAAAATATTTAAACATATAAAGACAGTAAATTGTACTGGGAAAACTTTTATAAAAGAAAATGAAAGTATAAGAAATCTTTTTGATATGACTCCATATAAATGGAGAAGTCCAAAAGAGGGTGTAGAAAAGCTTTTTATGCTAAATGAACTAGAGATAACTATTGATGTAAATGTAGATATTTTTGAGAAATAG
- the nuoE gene encoding NADH-quinone oxidoreductase subunit E: MEVNKEFYIELEEFINGLKDKKNDVKILNFVLEKLDAIPVEVQKFIAEKTGLLEISIENTINFYPKFRNKVSGKQLKEVSVCVGMTCGVYGKGFYEELAEILEIDEKGISKDGKILLTTKRCFGRCNKGPNVSIDGEIYSMMTMAELKRRLELK, encoded by the coding sequence ATGGAAGTAAACAAAGAATTTTATATTGAACTTGAAGAATTTATTAATGGATTAAAAGATAAAAAGAATGATGTAAAAATACTTAATTTTGTATTGGAAAAGTTAGATGCTATTCCAGTAGAAGTTCAAAAATTTATAGCAGAAAAGACAGGATTACTTGAAATATCAATAGAAAATACAATTAATTTTTATCCTAAATTTAGAAATAAAGTTAGTGGAAAACAGCTAAAGGAAGTTTCTGTATGTGTAGGAATGACTTGTGGAGTATATGGAAAAGGATTTTATGAAGAACTTGCTGAAATACTTGAAATAGATGAAAAAGGGATATCAAAAGATGGAAAAATACTTTTGACAACAAAAAGATGCTTTGGAAGATGCAATAAGGGACCAAATGTTTCCATTGATGGAGAAATATATAGTATGATGACTATGGCTGAATTAAAAAGAAGATTGGAATTAAAATAA
- the rlmA_1 gene encoding Ribosomal RNA large subunit methyltransferase A → MIICPVCKKILDKDGKTYRCENNHCFDEGKQGYLNLLLSNQKHSKTPGDDKEMVLSRKGF, encoded by the coding sequence ATGATAATTTGTCCTGTTTGTAAAAAAATATTAGATAAAGATGGAAAAACATATAGATGCGAAAATAACCACTGTTTTGATGAAGGAAAGCAGGGATACTTAAATCTTCTTCTTTCAAATCAAAAGCACAGTAAAACTCCTGGTGATGATAAAGAGATGGTACTCAGCAGAAAAGGTTTTTAG
- the acpS gene encoding Holo-[acyl-carrier-protein] synthase translates to MILGIGNDVVEIARIEKAISNEKFIKRVYTEKEIEIIEKKGNKIASYAGRFSAKEAISKALGTGIRDFNLTDIEILNDELGKPCVIFKNKLKDRMVDMKIEISISHSKEYATAVAVMFKKEC, encoded by the coding sequence ATGATTCTAGGGATAGGAAACGATGTTGTAGAAATAGCAAGAATAGAAAAAGCCATATCTAATGAAAAATTTATAAAGAGAGTATATACTGAAAAAGAAATAGAAATAATAGAAAAAAAAGGAAATAAAATAGCTAGCTATGCTGGGAGATTTTCAGCAAAAGAAGCAATATCTAAAGCATTGGGAACGGGGATAAGAGATTTTAATCTAACTGATATAGAAATATTGAATGATGAATTGGGGAAGCCATGCGTTATATTTAAAAATAAATTAAAGGATAGAATGGTGGATATGAAAATAGAGATTTCTATTTCTCATTCTAAAGAATATGCAACGGCAGTAGCAGTTATGTTTAAAAAGGAGTGCTGA
- the ycfH gene encoding Uncharacterized deoxyribonuclease YcfH, with amino-acid sequence MKLIDSHAHMDSNEFDSDRAEVFQRIKDNMDFIVNIGYDIESSKKGVKYSKEYDFIYAAVGIHPDDIEGYNDELEQELEELAKDEKVLAIGEIGLDYHWMTRPKEEQQEIFRRQMKVAERVGKPVVIHSRDAIEDTVKILKEFPSVKGIFHCYPGSVETALQVMDNYYFGIGGVLTFKNAKNLLKWLKIYLWRN; translated from the coding sequence ATGAAACTTATAGATTCACATGCTCATATGGATTCAAATGAGTTTGATTCAGATAGAGCAGAGGTATTTCAAAGAATAAAAGATAATATGGATTTTATAGTCAATATAGGTTACGATATAGAAAGTAGTAAAAAAGGAGTAAAATATAGCAAGGAATATGACTTTATATATGCTGCTGTAGGAATACACCCTGATGATATAGAAGGATATAATGATGAGCTTGAACAAGAACTTGAAGAGCTGGCTAAAGATGAAAAAGTACTTGCTATTGGAGAGATAGGACTGGACTATCACTGGATGACTCGTCCAAAGGAAGAACAACAGGAAATATTCAGAAGACAGATGAAAGTAGCAGAAAGAGTTGGAAAACCAGTGGTAATACATTCAAGAGATGCTATAGAGGATACTGTAAAAATATTGAAAGAGTTTCCTTCAGTAAAAGGAATATTTCATTGTTATCCTGGCTCAGTAGAAACTGCTCTTCAGGTAATGGATAATTATTATTTTGGAATAGGAGGAGTACTCACTTTTAAAAATGCAAAAAACTTGTTGAAGTGGTTAAAAATATACCTTTGGAGAAACTGA